From Aspergillus fumigatus Af293 chromosome 3, whole genome shotgun sequence, a single genomic window includes:
- the fig1 gene encoding Fig1 domain-containing protein, protein MALRIGAGLARFIPMIGYHHVLMIIIAVAIILLSLLLAGCSSSSPQIPDIFLISLYYERYNPVFDKAQVDPGVVTATANIVGGAEMEVRVGYFGICVQPAGGAYICNSNATALAEIVTVDQDPLNLIWVASTFKDAVVFPYLLIVAVILAFLCFILLATFPGWHEEINSTVSEQEVKPFPSRPVSQAALALNFVASVFVLVSVLWQHTASVAATTIAQDMGNGSVKSGVGTSAMVLGWFGFVLLVVVTIGLLVMILSIKLLKQLTDEE, encoded by the exons ATGGCTCTTCGAATTGGCGCCGGGCTTGCCC GGTTTATTCCAATGATTGGCTATCATCATGTTCTCATGATAATCATTGCTGTGGCGATCATCCTTCTCT CCTTACTACTGGCCGGatgttcatcatcatcaccacaaATACCGGATATCTTTCTGATATCTTTATACTATGAGCGGTATAATCCAGTCTTCGACAAGGCGCAGGTGGACCCTGGCGTGGTAACAGCGACGGCAAATATCGTTGGTGGTGCCGAAATGGAGGTCCGCGTGGGATATTTCGGTATCTGCGTCCAACCCGCAGGCGGAGCCTACATCTGCAACTCCAACGCCACGGCATTGGCTGAGATTGTAACCGTCGACCAAGATCCATTGAATCTAATCTGGGTGGCATCGACATTCAAAGACGCAGTGGTGTTCCCATATTTGCT TATCGTTGCGGTCATCCTGGCCTTTCTCTGCTTTATCCTCTTGGCCACATTCCCCGGCTGGCACGAAGAGATCAATTCCACCGTCTCAGAACAAGAGGTTAAGCCATTTCCCTCGCGGCCCGTGTCCCAAGCTGCCTTGGCGCTCAACTTCGTCGCATCTGTTTTTGTGCTTGTGTCGGTCCTTTGGCAGCATACAGCATCAGTTGCTGCAACAACAATAGCGCAGGACATGGGCAATGGGAGCGTCAAGTCAGGAGTTGGAACGTCCGCCATGGTGCTTGGCTGGTTCGGCTTTGTCCTCTTAGTGGTCGTAACGATAGGTCTCTTGGTGATGATACTAAGCATCAAACTGCTGAAGCAGTTGACGGATGAAGAATAA